The Euphorbia lathyris chromosome 2, ddEupLath1.1, whole genome shotgun sequence genome includes a window with the following:
- the LOC136219943 gene encoding nuclear transcription factor Y subunit B-1-like has protein sequence MEENFEEAGGIIKEQDRLLPIANVGRIMKQILPANAKISKEAKETMQECVSEFISFVTGEASEKCRKERRKTVNGDDVCWAMATLGFDDHSGPLRRYLEKYREIEGDRSANQEKGSSSGVLEVSPTRYRRNQDVVVPAPGSSGIFNQISFNQNHDDDDD, from the coding sequence ATGGAAGAAAATTTTGAGGAAGCCGGTGGAATCATCAAGGAGCAAGATCGATTGTTACCAATAGCAAACGTCGGCCGAATCATGAAGCAAATCTTGCCGGCGAACGCGAAAATCTCGAAGGAAGCTAAAGAAACGATGCAAGAATGTGTGTCGGAATTTATAAGCTTCGTCACCGGAGAAGCGTCGGAAAAGTGTAGAAAGGAGAGGAGGAAGACGGTTAACGGAGACGATGTTTGCTGGGCTATGGCGACTCTAGGATTTGACGATCATTCAGGTCCTTTGAGGAGGTATTTGGAAAAGTATAGGGAAATTGAAGGGGATAGATCGGCGAATCAAGAAAAGGGAAGCTCGAGCGGTGTTTTGGAAGTATCTCCGACGAGATATAGACGGAATCAAGATGTGGTTGTTCCGGCTCCGGGCAGTTCAGGGATTTTTAATCAAATTTCTTTTAATCAAAaccatgatgatgatgatgattaa